Proteins from a single region of Kogia breviceps isolate mKogBre1 chromosome 5, mKogBre1 haplotype 1, whole genome shotgun sequence:
- the RNF7 gene encoding RING-box protein 2 isoform X2, giving the protein MADVEDGEEPCALSSHSGSAGSKSGGDKMFSLKKWNAVAMWSWDVECDTCAICRVQMPVLDVKRKTNKRIVLSSGENVIIPSITAACPCG; this is encoded by the exons ATGGCCGACGTGGAAGACGGCGAGGAACCCTGCGCCCTGTCCTCTCACTCCGGGAGCGCAGGATCCAAGTCGGGAGGCGACAAAATGTTCTCTCTCAAGAAGTGGAACGCGGTGGCCATGTGGAGCTGGGACGTGGAGTGCGATACGTGCGCCATCTGTAGGGTCCAG ATGCCTGTCTTAGATGTCAAGCGGAAAACAAACAAGAGGATTGTGTTG tcgTCTGGGGAGAATGTAATCATTCCTTCCATAACTGCTGCATGTCCCTGTGGGTGA
- the RNF7 gene encoding RING-box protein 2 isoform X1 yields the protein MADVEDGEEPCALSSHSGSAGSKSGGDKMFSLKKWNAVAMWSWDVECDTCAICRVQVMDACLRCQAENKQEDCVVVWGECNHSFHNCCMSLWVKQNNRCPLCQQDWVVQRIGK from the exons ATGGCCGACGTGGAAGACGGCGAGGAACCCTGCGCCCTGTCCTCTCACTCCGGGAGCGCAGGATCCAAGTCGGGAGGCGACAAAATGTTCTCTCTCAAGAAGTGGAACGCGGTGGCCATGTGGAGCTGGGACGTGGAGTGCGATACGTGCGCCATCTGTAGGGTCCAGGTGATGG ATGCCTGTCTTAGATGTCAAGCGGAAAACAAACAAGAGGATTGTGTTG tcgTCTGGGGAGAATGTAATCATTCCTTCCATAACTGCTGCATGTCCCTGTGGGTGAAACAGAACAATCGCTGCCCTCTCTGCCAGCAGGACTGGGTGGTCCAAAGAATCGGCAAATGA